The following coding sequences lie in one Corynebacterium humireducens NBRC 106098 = DSM 45392 genomic window:
- a CDS encoding PrpF domain-containing protein, protein MSTRTLPVSIVRGGTSRAVFLPMSALPESQAARDELCLRLIGSPDPQAVDGLGGGVSSNSKVMFVGPSDRADLETLFAQVSPTEASVDWTGNCGNISSAVLHYARHTGLFPGDRARVWNRNSEALFELVLLDDHVDMRFLSPGGEKCGEIFPVGRRCEVDGLEVSLIDVANPIVIVRAADVGVDPALGMAGLNSDATLLERLERLRVAAGRAMGLQPSKVIPRVAMVAPGADLRVVMTSVGRVHHALPGTGILALAGAVALGGTVIDDVLDGRPDTLTLQHFKGDVEVSASADGDTLDWVALPRTARILLSGEAYV, encoded by the coding sequence ATGAGCACACGCACCCTCCCCGTCAGCATTGTCCGTGGCGGCACGAGCCGCGCCGTCTTCCTGCCGATGTCCGCGCTGCCGGAGTCGCAGGCCGCACGCGATGAACTCTGCCTGCGTCTCATCGGCTCCCCCGATCCGCAGGCGGTCGACGGCCTCGGCGGCGGCGTGAGCTCCAACTCCAAGGTGATGTTCGTCGGCCCTTCTGACCGCGCGGACCTGGAGACCCTCTTCGCGCAGGTCTCCCCCACCGAGGCCAGCGTCGACTGGACCGGCAACTGCGGCAACATCTCCTCCGCCGTCCTCCACTACGCCCGCCATACCGGACTGTTCCCCGGTGACCGGGCGCGCGTGTGGAACCGCAACTCGGAGGCGCTCTTCGAGCTCGTGCTTCTCGACGACCACGTGGACATGCGCTTCCTCTCCCCCGGCGGGGAGAAGTGCGGGGAGATCTTCCCCGTCGGCCGTCGCTGCGAGGTGGACGGACTCGAGGTCTCGCTCATCGACGTCGCCAATCCGATCGTCATCGTCCGCGCCGCCGACGTCGGCGTCGACCCTGCGCTCGGCATGGCCGGGCTCAACTCCGACGCCACCCTGCTCGAGAGACTGGAGCGTCTCCGCGTCGCCGCCGGTCGTGCCATGGGTCTGCAGCCCTCGAAGGTCATCCCCCGGGTCGCCATGGTCGCGCCGGGAGCGGATCTCCGCGTGGTGATGACCAGCGTCGGCCGCGTCCACCACGCACTGCCGGGCACGGGCATCCTCGCCCTGGCCGGGGCTGTGGCACTCGGCGGAACGGTCATCGACGACGTCCTCGACGGGCGACCCGACACGCTCACCCTGCAGCACTTCAAGGGCGACGTCGAGGTCTCCGCCTCCGCGGACGGGGACACGCTGGACTGGGTGGCCCTCCCCCGCACCGCCCGCATCCTGCTCAGCGGGGAAGCCTACGTCTGA